The Streptomyces avermitilis MA-4680 = NBRC 14893 genome contains a region encoding:
- a CDS encoding GntR family transcriptional regulator has product MRIPAHSVCTAIRDDIVAGVYERGSRLTEELLARRYGVSRVPVREALRTLEAEGFVVTRRHAGACVAEPTEQEASDLLEMRMLLEPLGAARAAQRRTEAHLKVLRGLVRLGQERSRRGSSEDLRSLGGWFHETLAQASGSPALTSTLAQLRHKIAWMYAVEAPANPAESWAEHGGIVDAVARGDSERARAITALHTERASAVHRLRFPGGGDRPERVRTSQHPVNMTSLRH; this is encoded by the coding sequence ATGCGTATTCCGGCGCACTCGGTATGCACGGCGATCCGTGATGACATCGTCGCGGGTGTCTACGAGCGCGGCAGCCGGCTCACCGAGGAACTCCTCGCGCGGCGCTACGGCGTCTCGCGCGTCCCCGTGCGCGAGGCCCTGCGCACGCTGGAGGCGGAGGGGTTCGTCGTCACCCGTCGGCACGCGGGCGCGTGCGTCGCGGAGCCCACCGAGCAGGAGGCCTCCGACCTGCTGGAGATGCGCATGCTGCTGGAGCCGCTGGGCGCCGCGCGCGCCGCCCAGCGTCGCACCGAGGCCCACCTCAAGGTGCTGCGCGGCCTCGTCAGGCTGGGGCAGGAGCGGTCCAGGAGGGGGAGCAGCGAGGATCTGCGGTCCCTGGGGGGCTGGTTCCACGAGACGCTCGCGCAGGCCTCCGGGAGCCCCGCCCTGACCTCGACGCTGGCCCAGCTGCGGCACAAGATCGCCTGGATGTACGCGGTGGAGGCGCCGGCCAACCCGGCGGAGTCCTGGGCGGAGCACGGCGGCATCGTGGACGCCGTCGCGCGCGGCGACAGTGAGCGGGCCCGGGCGATCACGGCCCTGCACACCGAACGCGCGAGTGCGGTGCACCGGCTCCGTTTTCCCGGCGGCGGAGACCGCCCGGAACGTGTGAGGACTTCGCAACATCCCGTAAACATGACGAGCCTGCGGCATTAA
- a CDS encoding HPr family phosphocarrier protein, translated as MAERRVNIGWAEGLHARPASIFVRAATASGVPVTIAKADGNPVNAGSMLAVLGLGAQGGEEVVLASDAEGADAALDRLAKLVSEGLDELPETV; from the coding sequence ATGGCTGAGCGCCGCGTCAACATCGGCTGGGCCGAGGGCCTCCACGCCCGCCCCGCGTCCATCTTCGTCCGGGCGGCCACGGCCTCCGGCGTTCCCGTGACGATCGCCAAGGCGGACGGCAACCCCGTCAACGCCGGCTCCATGCTGGCTGTCCTCGGCCTGGGTGCCCAGGGTGGCGAGGAGGTCGTGCTCGCCTCCGACGCCGAGGGTGCGGACGCGGCCCTCGACCGGCTGGCGAAGCTGGTCTCCGAAGGGCTCGACGAGCTTCCCGAGACCGTCTGA